A region of Salvelinus alpinus chromosome 24, SLU_Salpinus.1, whole genome shotgun sequence DNA encodes the following proteins:
- the LOC139552393 gene encoding stomatin-like protein 2, mitochondrial isoform X1, translating to MLQTLCRTGGAVLKHSQRTVPTVPVLWATQAQQRWVSSLPMNTVVLFVPQQESWVVERMGRFHRILEPGLNFLIPILDKIRYVQSLKEIVIDVPEQSAVSLDNVTLQIDGVLYLRILDPFKASYGVEDPEYAVTQLAQTTMRSELGKLILDKVFRERETLNTNIVHSINQASDDWGIRCLRYEIKNIHVPPRVKESMQMQVEAERKKRATVLESEGHKEAAINVAEGRKQAQILASEGQKAEQINNAAGEANAVLAKAEAKAKAIRLLSEALAEQNGNAAASLSVAEQYVSAFSKLAKESNTILLPSNSGDISGMVTQAMAIYGSLAKQSSNKIERVTPVTPEWAMEKSEDPAPPAQ from the exons ATGCTCCAAACATTGTGCCGGACCGGTGGTGCCGTTTTAAAG CATTCCCAGAGGACAGTGCCCACAGTGCCAGTGTTGTGGGCGACACAAGCCCAGCAGCGATGGGTATCCAGTCTACCCATGAACACTGTGGTTCTGTTTGTACCACAACAAGAATCCTGGGTTGTGGAAAGGATGGGCCGCTTCCATCGCATCTTGGAGCCG GGCTTGAATTTCCTTATCCCAATCCTGGACAAAATTCGTTATGTTCAAAGTCTTAAAGAGATTGTTATTGATGTCCCAGAGCAGTCTGCGGTCTCTTTAG ATAATGTGACACTACAGATTGATGGAGTCCTCTATCTTAGGATATTGGATCCTTTTAAG GCCAGCTATGGAGTTGAAGACCCAGAGTATGCTGTCACCCAACTTGCTCAGACCACCATGCGCTCAGAGTTAGGAAAACTGATCCTGGACAAAGTATTCAGG GAAAGAGAGACCCTAAATACCAACATAGTCCACTCCATAAACCAGGCATCAGATGATTGGGGAATCCGTTGCCTTCGTTATGAAATCAAGAATATACATGTTCCACCTCGTGTCAAAGAGTCCATGCAGATGCAG GTGGAGGCAGAGCGTAAGAAGAGAGCCACTGTGCTGGAGTCGGAAGGGCACAAGGAAGCAGCCATCAATGTTGCTGAGGGTCGCAAGCAAGCTCAGATCCTGGCCTCGGAAGGACAGAAAGCAGAACAGATCAACAATGCAGCTG GTGAGGCCAATGCTGTCTTAGCCAAAGCAGAGGCCAAGGCTAAGGCTATCCGGCTGTTGTCAGAGGCTCTAGCTGAGCAG AATGGAAACGCGGCAGCCTCCCTCAGTGTGGCTGAGCAGTACGTCTCAGCTTTCTCCAAGCTGGCCAAAGAGTCCAACACCATCCTGCTGCCCTCCAACTCTGGTGACATCAGTGGCATGGTCACACAG GCTATGGCTATTTATGGCAGCCTGGCCAAGCAAAGCTCAAATAAGATAGAACGTGTGACCCCAGTGACCCCAGAGTGGGCGATGGAGAAGAGTGAGGACCCTGCACCACCAGCCCAGTAG
- the LOC139552393 gene encoding stomatin-like protein 2, mitochondrial isoform X2: protein MNTVVLFVPQQESWVVERMGRFHRILEPGLNFLIPILDKIRYVQSLKEIVIDVPEQSAVSLDNVTLQIDGVLYLRILDPFKASYGVEDPEYAVTQLAQTTMRSELGKLILDKVFRERETLNTNIVHSINQASDDWGIRCLRYEIKNIHVPPRVKESMQMQVEAERKKRATVLESEGHKEAAINVAEGRKQAQILASEGQKAEQINNAAGEANAVLAKAEAKAKAIRLLSEALAEQNGNAAASLSVAEQYVSAFSKLAKESNTILLPSNSGDISGMVTQAMAIYGSLAKQSSNKIERVTPVTPEWAMEKSEDPAPPAQ from the exons ATGAACACTGTGGTTCTGTTTGTACCACAACAAGAATCCTGGGTTGTGGAAAGGATGGGCCGCTTCCATCGCATCTTGGAGCCG GGCTTGAATTTCCTTATCCCAATCCTGGACAAAATTCGTTATGTTCAAAGTCTTAAAGAGATTGTTATTGATGTCCCAGAGCAGTCTGCGGTCTCTTTAG ATAATGTGACACTACAGATTGATGGAGTCCTCTATCTTAGGATATTGGATCCTTTTAAG GCCAGCTATGGAGTTGAAGACCCAGAGTATGCTGTCACCCAACTTGCTCAGACCACCATGCGCTCAGAGTTAGGAAAACTGATCCTGGACAAAGTATTCAGG GAAAGAGAGACCCTAAATACCAACATAGTCCACTCCATAAACCAGGCATCAGATGATTGGGGAATCCGTTGCCTTCGTTATGAAATCAAGAATATACATGTTCCACCTCGTGTCAAAGAGTCCATGCAGATGCAG GTGGAGGCAGAGCGTAAGAAGAGAGCCACTGTGCTGGAGTCGGAAGGGCACAAGGAAGCAGCCATCAATGTTGCTGAGGGTCGCAAGCAAGCTCAGATCCTGGCCTCGGAAGGACAGAAAGCAGAACAGATCAACAATGCAGCTG GTGAGGCCAATGCTGTCTTAGCCAAAGCAGAGGCCAAGGCTAAGGCTATCCGGCTGTTGTCAGAGGCTCTAGCTGAGCAG AATGGAAACGCGGCAGCCTCCCTCAGTGTGGCTGAGCAGTACGTCTCAGCTTTCTCCAAGCTGGCCAAAGAGTCCAACACCATCCTGCTGCCCTCCAACTCTGGTGACATCAGTGGCATGGTCACACAG GCTATGGCTATTTATGGCAGCCTGGCCAAGCAAAGCTCAAATAAGATAGAACGTGTGACCCCAGTGACCCCAGAGTGGGCGATGGAGAAGAGTGAGGACCCTGCACCACCAGCCCAGTAG